The proteins below come from a single Eucalyptus grandis isolate ANBG69807.140 chromosome 3, ASM1654582v1, whole genome shotgun sequence genomic window:
- the LOC108958604 gene encoding uncharacterized protein LOC108958604: protein MKSVRLILFLWEEWGIHLLVTGSLACQITLALFANQRKHTTSIIVRGVIFAAYFLSSSNAAFALTKLIVLQTNGPERPDYVTQLKGLLAPLLLMLLGYPDSIAAYSFDDSRLSSRDMLNLLVSVGFVIWIMIRCWHSSSPVGFLYFPLFTAGIMRSAAMVWALLSVHGTLRSRISAKGIFHKEPVGEFFGSPNRTRWSREQQIILKAYHRFDCLKPHIVNWLYHPESLVESRLTVERNLAFITTEFELGFMYDVLYTKLPILFKPLSLICRFISFFCLVSALCGFAIIFKNAFLIDIYIAYTYAMLMGVTVLEGYQIVLQPFSAWAIVVISHHQRNRLGSTRLLKFLVERYMNRKRWSNSVGQLDLFDPRLYDEWTWSIGRILKHLGKKEMTWRRYRIHSRLMIPSSLKELLVEDMEKLNVIRGRKPFTEYGKRTLEAWKLSSDAGWTQEALEVLEGSISTTFDKSIIVWHMATKICLSEPDNSPNCKGSKLLSKYMMYLLALHPHVLSLLNTIELDCACDMLKLFLRYRDRNEALRTLSSEETVLEPILDQKGTIINREWHPLLEAQKLAATLKGKDNKWQIVSSIWVEMLCYAAYNCQLHYHTELLRQGGELITHVWLLLMHHTDKYTQTLKNKPTEETKGKSQSEW from the coding sequence ATGAAATCGGTCCGTCTGATACTTTTTTTATGGGAAGAATGGGGCATCCACTTGCTGGTCACCGGGAGCCTCGCTTGCCAGATCACCCTTGCCCTCTTCGCCAACCAGCGGAAGCACACGACCTCGATCATTGTGAGAGGCGTCATCTTCGCAGCCTACTTTCTCTCGTCTTCCAATGCGGCCTTTGCCCTCACCAAGCTCATAGTCCTCCAGACCAACGGTCCCGAAAGACCGGACTACGTTACCCAGCTCAAGGGGCTGTTGGCGCCATTGCTCTTGATGCTTCTTGGTTACCCCGACTCCATAGCTGCTTACTCGTTTGATGACAGCAGGCTTAGCAGCCGGGATATGCTGAATCTGTTGGTCAGTGTCGGTTTCGTCATCTGGATCATGATTCGCTGCTGGCACAGCTCGTCCCCCGTGGGGTTTCTTTACTTCCCTTTGTTTACCGCTGGGATCATGCGATCAGCGGCGATGGTTTGGGCCCTCTTGTCCGTGCATGGGACGTTGAGGTCGCGCATATCAGCCAAGGGTATTTTCCACAAGGAACCTGTCGGCGAGTTCTTCGGCAGTCCCAACAGAACCAGATGGTCGAGGGAGCAACAGATCATCTTGAAGGCATACCATCGGTTTGATTGCTTGAAGCCCCACATTGTAAACTGGCTCTACCACCCAGAATCACTAGTGGAATCTCGGTTAACTGTAGAGCGCAATTTGGCCTTCATCACGACTGAGTTCGAACTTGGATTCATGTATGACGTCCTTTACACCAAACTACCGATTCTCTTTAAACCGCTCAGTCTGATCTGCCGCTTCATTAGCTTTTTCTGTCTAGTCTCAGCCTTGTGTGGGTTTGCCATTATTTTCAAGAATGCCTTCTTGATAGACATTTACATTGCCTACACTTACGCCATGTTGATGGGAGTCACTGTCCTTGAAGGTTACCAAATTGTTTTGCAACCTTTTTCAGCATGGGCCATTGTGGTGATAAGCCATCACCAAAGAAACCGCCTCGGGTCAACAAGGCTATTGAAATTCTTAGTTGAAAGGTATATGAACCGGAAAAGGTGGTCGAACTCAGTTGGTCAACTCGACTTGTTTGATCCTCGCCTGTATGACGAGTGGACATGGTCCATTGGCAGAATCCTCAAACACCTGGGCAAAAAAGAGATGACCTGGAGAAGGTATCGGATTCACTCTCGCCTAATGATCCCCAGCTCTCTCAAGGAATTGCTTGTGGAAGATATGGAAAAGCTCAACGTGATCAGAGGCCGAAAGCCCTTCACTGAATACGGCAAGCGGACGCTTGAAGCTTGGAAACTCAGCAGCGATGCAGGGTGGACACAGGAAGCCCTTGAAGTGTTGGAAGGAAGCATCTCCACAACATTTGACAAGAGCATCATCGTTTGGCACATGGCAACAAAGATCTGCCTGTCAGAGCCCGATAATTCTCCGAACTGTAAAGGAAGCAAACTGCTGTCCAAATACATGATGTACCTTCTAGCACTGCACCCCCACGTGTTGTCCCTACTGAATACCATCGAATTGGATTGCGCTTGCGACATGTTGAAGCTATTTCTCAGGTACAGAGACCGCAATGAGGCCTTGCGGACATTGTCGTCAGAAGAGACCGTGCTTGAACCCATCCTGGATCAGAAGGGAACCATAATCAACAGGGAGTGGCACCCGCTGTTGGAAGCACAGAAATTGGCTGCGACACTGAAGGGCAAGGACAACAAGTGGCAGATTGTAAGCAGCATTTGGGTGGAGATGTTGTGCTACGCTGCATATAATTGTCAACTTCACTACCACACGGAGCTGCTGCGGCAAGGTGGAGAGCTTATAACTCATGTATGGCTGCTCTTGATGCACCATACTGATAAGTACACCCAGACTCTCAAGAACAAGCCCACCGAAGAAACCAAAGGAAAGTCACAAAGTGAGTGGTGA